In the Sarcophilus harrisii chromosome 3, mSarHar1.11, whole genome shotgun sequence genome, one interval contains:
- the CTDSP1 gene encoding carboxy-terminal domain RNA polymerase II polypeptide A small phosphatase 1, with product MDSSAVITQISKEEARSPLRGKGEQPSKKPRNRGILQSLFCCLCHDDAEPVPINNNAPLLVEENGTVPKAPAKYLLPEVKAQDLGKICVVIDLDETLVHSSFKPVNNADFIIPVEIDGMVHQVYVLKRPHVDEFLQRMGELFECVLFTASLAKYADPVADLLDKWGSFRARLFRESCVFHRGNYVKDLSRLGRDLRRVLILDNSPASYVFHPDNAVPVASWFDNMGDTELQDLLPFFERLSRVDDVYSVLKQQRTES from the exons ATGGACAGCTCGGCCGTCATCACTCAGATTAGCAAGGAAGAGGCGCGGAGCCCGCTGCGGGGCAAAG GTGAACAGCCTTCGAAGAAACCCCGGAACCGAGGAATCTTACAATCTCTGTTTTGCTGCCTGTGTCATGATGATGCTGAGCCCGTGCCCATTAACAATAACGCCCCCCTGCTGGTGGAGGAAAATGGGACAGTCCCCAAG GCACCGGCTAAATATCTGCTTCCTGAGGTCAAAGCCCAGGACTTGGGCAAAATCTGTGTGGTCATCGACCTGGATGAGACCTTGGTGCACAGTTCCTTTAAG CCCGTGAACAATGCAGACTTCATCATCCCTGTGGAGATTGATGGAATGGTTCACCAG GTCTATGTGCTGAAGCGGCCCCACGTGGATGAGTTCCTGCAGCGGATGGGGGAGTTGTTTGAGTGTGTGCTCTTCACTGCCAGCCTGGCCAAG TATGCAGACCCCGTCGCTGACCTGTTGGACAAGTGGGGGTCTTTTCGGGCCCGGCTCTTCCGAGAGTCCTGTGTCTTCCACCGAGGAAACTACGTCAAAGACCTGAGCCGCCTGGGCCGGGACCTTCGGAGGGTGCTCATTTTGGACAACTCTCCCGCGTCCTATGTCTTTCACCCAGACAATGCT GTACCTGTGGCCTCTTGGTTCGACAACATGGGCGACACAGAACTCCAGgacctccttcctttctttgaacGGCTCAGCCGTGTTGATGACGTCTACTCGGTGCTCAAACAACAGAGGACTGAGAGCTAG